In one window of Heterodontus francisci isolate sHetFra1 chromosome 24, sHetFra1.hap1, whole genome shotgun sequence DNA:
- the LOC137383644 gene encoding carbohydrate sulfotransferase 12-like produces MHLPKMHISRVFQIYGIMASVLMILLIIVYWDNVGTAHLYLHTAISKIQATHLRSMTKLNHDQLNSKKTVEERMPSSEADIQNDLELTYVENKNRYQGEGESHEMEQTFNAISVPSLEKFQGFNLGINAPKSKSELEWIQNERKQKIKDVCADSSIMFSGKNRSFEDIPNNELNHLIVDDRHGIIYCFVPKVACSNWKRIMIVLSARITKQGTPYHDPLEIPMGVVHSLPNHYTLYNFRKRYGEFSKHVMNIKLKKYTKFLFVREPFVRLISAFRNKFEKKNQFFYHAYARGMLKLYANYSDPPPSVDEAFSAGIKPTFSNFIQYLLDSGMKDRPFDDHWRQIHRLCHPCQINYDFIGKLESLDEDASYLLKLLNVEKLVQFPPSLQNRTDSNWEEDWFSKIPLAWRKKLYELYKHDFLVFGYPKPTNLLSD; encoded by the coding sequence ATGCACTTACCCAAAATGCATATATCTCGGGTCTTCCAGATCTACGGCATCATGGCCTCTGTGTTAATGATTCTACTGATCATAGTTTATTGGGATAATGTGGGAACAGCCCATTTGTACTTGCACACCGCTATCTCAAAGATTCAGGCCACACATCTTCGTTCCATGACAAAGCTAAACCATGACCAGCTAAATTCCAAAAAGACAGTCGAAGAAAGAATGCCGAGTTCTGAAGCTGATATTCAGAATGATCTTGAATTAACGTACGTGGAAAACAAAAATAGATACCAGGGAGAAGGGGAGTCCCATGAGATGGAACAAACCTTCAATGCAATATCTGTACCCAGCCTTGAGAAATTCCAAGGCTTTAACTTGGGAATCAATGCTCCAAAAAGTAAGAGTGAGTTAGAATGGATACAGAATGAGAGGAAACAGAAAATTAAAGATGTTTGCGCAGACTCCAGTATCATGTTCTCAGGGAAAAATAGGAGTTTTGAAGATATTCCAAACAATGAATTGAACCATCTAATTGTGGATGACCGGCATGGGATTATTTACTGTTTTGTTCCCAAAGTGGCCTGCTCAAATTGGAAGCGGATCATGATAGTATTAAGTGCACGTATTACAAAGCAAGGAACTCCATATCATGATCCACTTGAGATCCCTATGGGTGTTGTGCATTCCCTCCCCAACCATTACACCTTATACAATTTCAGGAAGCGCTATGGAGAATTCTCAAAACACGTCATGAATATCAAACTGAAAAAGTACACCAAATTTCTTTTTGTACGTGAACCTTTTGTAAGACTAATTTCAGCATTCCGCAACAAGTTTGAAAAGAAGAATCAATTTTTTTACCATGCCTATGCAAGGGGAATGCTCAAATTGTATGCTAATTATTCGGACCCACCACCATCTGTCGATGAGGCTTTCTCTGCAGGAATCAAGCCCACCTTTAGTAACTTCATTCAGTATTTGTTGGACTCTGGGATGAAAGATAGGCCTTTTGATGACCATTGGCGACAGATACATAGACTCTGTCACCCATGTCAAATAAATTATGACTTTATTGGAAAACTTGAAAGTTTGGATGAGGATGCCAGTTATCTACTTAAGTTGCTGAATGTGGAAAAGCTTGTTCAGTTTCCACCCAGTTTACAGAACCGGACAGATAGCAACTGGGAAGAGGACTGGTTTTCAAAAATTCCACTGGCTTGGAGGAAAAAGCTGTATGAACTTTACAAGCATGATTTTCTTGTCTTTGGTTATCCCAAACCGACAAATTTATTATCTGACTGA